In a genomic window of Arthrobacter woluwensis:
- a CDS encoding YlxR family protein — MAAPTSAPLRTCVGCRRRETQEQLIRLATVTSDAGENLVVVDARRRVGGRGAWLHPTTECLALAQRKRAFARAFRSAVVSDGLEEKLAPHSVPTGAETPQGTTVLSESGSEI, encoded by the coding sequence GTGGCAGCACCGACAAGTGCACCTCTGCGGACCTGTGTCGGATGCCGCCGCCGGGAAACCCAGGAACAGCTCATCCGGCTGGCGACCGTGACCTCCGACGCAGGTGAAAACCTCGTGGTGGTGGACGCGCGACGCCGGGTGGGCGGCCGGGGTGCATGGCTGCACCCCACCACTGAGTGCCTTGCCCTCGCCCAGCGGAAGCGTGCGTTCGCGCGTGCTTTCCGGAGCGCCGTCGTCAGCGACGGCCTGGAGGAGAAGCTGGCACCGCACAGTGTCCCCACCGGGGCGGAGACGCCTCAGGGGACGACCGTCCTATCCGAAAGCGGGTCAGAAATCTGA
- the nusA gene encoding transcription termination factor NusA, which produces MDIDMSALRLLEREREIPLDKLIPTIEQALLVAYHKTPGAIDQARAELDRKSGHVTIWASEIDDEGNVVGEFDDTPDGFGRIAASTARQIILQRLRDVEDDNVLGEFKGREGELVAGQIQQGHSAHMVQVNLGTVEALMPPPEQVPGEKYLHGNRIRAFVVSVQRGQKGPSITLSRTHPGLVRKLFELEVPEIADGSVEIVALAREAGHRTKMAVRANRPGINAKGACIGEMGSRVRAVMTELNDEKIDIVDFSDTPETFIANALSPSSVTSVTIADPATRSARVVVPDYQLSLAIGKEGQNARLAAKLTGWRIDIVSDAAGE; this is translated from the coding sequence ATGGATATCGACATGAGCGCGCTGCGACTCCTGGAGCGGGAACGCGAGATCCCCCTGGACAAGCTCATCCCCACCATCGAGCAGGCACTGCTGGTGGCTTATCACAAGACCCCCGGCGCCATCGATCAGGCACGGGCGGAACTGGACCGCAAGAGTGGTCACGTGACCATCTGGGCGAGCGAGATCGACGACGAGGGCAACGTCGTCGGCGAGTTCGACGACACCCCGGACGGCTTCGGCCGCATCGCCGCGAGCACCGCCCGCCAGATCATCCTGCAGCGTCTGCGGGACGTCGAGGATGACAACGTCCTCGGCGAGTTCAAGGGCCGCGAGGGCGAACTCGTCGCTGGTCAGATCCAGCAGGGCCACTCCGCGCACATGGTCCAGGTCAACCTGGGCACCGTGGAGGCCCTCATGCCGCCGCCCGAGCAGGTGCCCGGGGAGAAGTACCTCCACGGCAACCGCATCCGCGCCTTCGTCGTGAGCGTGCAGCGCGGCCAGAAGGGCCCCAGCATCACGCTGTCCCGCACCCACCCGGGCCTGGTCCGCAAGCTCTTCGAACTCGAGGTCCCGGAGATCGCGGACGGCTCCGTGGAGATCGTCGCGCTGGCCCGTGAAGCCGGCCACCGGACCAAGATGGCCGTGCGGGCCAACCGCCCGGGCATCAACGCCAAGGGCGCGTGCATCGGTGAGATGGGTTCCCGCGTGCGGGCCGTCATGACCGAGCTGAACGACGAGAAGATCGACATCGTCGACTTCTCCGACACCCCGGAGACGTTCATCGCGAACGCCCTGTCGCCGTCGAGCGTCACGAGCGTCACGATCGCCGACCCGGCCACCCGTTCCGCCCGTGTCGTCGTGCCGGATTACCAGCTGTCGCTGGCCATCGGCAAGGAAGGTCAGAACGCCCGTCTGGCCGCCAAGCTCACGGGCTGGCGGATCGACATCGTCTCGGACGCGGCCGGCGAGTAG
- a CDS encoding DUF2252 domain-containing protein yields the protein MEPARATLTEQLTAGKAARSSHPRRELARLTTDGREPLAILDRQNATRVPSLVPLREERMAASPFAFYRGAAAVMAADLARDQNSGILVASCGDAHLANFGFYASPERSLVFDLNDFDEAGWAPWEWDLKRLVTSLVVAGRDCGRGAEVIENAVLAAVDGYRLGLDAALRLSPVERYYANVDAEETLSRLSGPSRKALQDAITKARKRTTGQAARKLTRKGEDGRIRFVDDPPVMEHVDPALTRDLNALFKAYQRNAAIDIAFLVQHYSLADFARRVVGVGSVGTQCFVLALQDSADDVLILQAKEARRSVLAEYGGIAQPRPLLEGVAERGEGARVVGLQKILQACSDPFLGHLQAPEGDFYLRQFRDMKGGIDASTLEDGPFHGYAQACALLLSRAHSQSPAATRIAGYLGRGRKVGSALLDWSLAYEEVNAADHRAFVDRLRSGSPESGTGAP from the coding sequence ATGGAGCCCGCACGCGCCACCCTCACGGAACAGCTCACGGCCGGCAAGGCCGCCCGGTCCTCCCATCCGCGCCGGGAACTGGCGCGGCTCACCACGGACGGGCGAGAGCCCCTGGCGATCCTGGATCGGCAGAACGCGACGCGTGTCCCGTCCCTGGTCCCGCTGCGCGAGGAGAGGATGGCCGCCTCGCCCTTCGCCTTCTACCGAGGGGCCGCCGCCGTCATGGCCGCGGACCTCGCCCGCGACCAGAACAGCGGGATCCTGGTGGCCTCCTGTGGCGACGCCCACCTCGCCAACTTCGGGTTCTATGCCTCCCCGGAGCGGAGCCTGGTGTTCGATCTCAACGACTTCGACGAGGCGGGCTGGGCGCCGTGGGAGTGGGATCTGAAGCGCCTGGTCACGAGCCTCGTCGTCGCCGGCCGGGACTGCGGACGCGGCGCCGAGGTCATCGAGAACGCCGTGCTGGCCGCCGTCGACGGCTACCGTCTGGGACTGGACGCCGCGCTCCGGCTGAGCCCCGTGGAGCGGTATTACGCGAACGTCGACGCCGAGGAGACGCTGAGCAGGCTGTCCGGACCGTCGCGGAAGGCGCTCCAGGACGCGATCACGAAGGCGCGGAAACGGACCACCGGGCAGGCGGCTCGCAAGCTCACCCGGAAGGGCGAGGACGGCCGCATCCGATTCGTGGACGACCCACCCGTCATGGAGCATGTGGACCCGGCCCTGACCCGGGACCTCAACGCGCTCTTCAAGGCCTACCAGCGCAATGCCGCGATCGACATCGCATTCCTCGTCCAGCACTACTCCCTCGCGGACTTCGCGCGCCGGGTGGTGGGCGTGGGAAGCGTCGGCACGCAGTGCTTCGTGCTGGCGCTGCAGGACTCCGCCGACGATGTGCTCATCCTCCAGGCGAAGGAGGCCCGCCGGAGCGTGCTGGCCGAGTACGGCGGCATCGCCCAGCCTCGCCCCTTGCTGGAAGGGGTCGCCGAACGCGGTGAGGGCGCCCGCGTGGTGGGACTTCAGAAGATCCTTCAGGCCTGCTCGGACCCCTTCCTGGGCCATCTGCAGGCGCCCGAAGGCGACTTCTACCTGCGGCAGTTCCGCGACATGAAGGGCGGGATCGACGCCTCGACCCTGGAGGACGGCCCGTTCCACGGATACGCCCAGGCGTGCGCCCTGCTGTTGTCCCGTGCCCACTCCCAGTCGCCGGCCGCCACCCGGATCGCCGGGTACCTCGGCCGGGGCCGGAAGGTGGGGTCGGCCCTGCTGGACTGGTCGCTCGCCTACGAGGAAGTCAACGCCGCGGACCACCGGGCGTTCGTGGACCGTCTCCGGTCCGGATCCCCCGAAAGCGGAACCGGAGCCCCCTGA
- the rimP gene encoding ribosome maturation factor RimP: MSGAGHSTTPDQGGQDSEAARLHGLLESVVAAQGLFLEEVEIHRAGAQRTVQVLVDLPEDQQGGVSLDRIAAVSTDISAALDTDPLDGPQAYELEVSSPGVSRPLTQPRHWRRNLGRLVRVKLSEGEPLTGRIGEVHEDGVTLVPQLEAKKGVKAKEGAPVTVAFSTIRQAKVEIEFTHLDHAALDEALDPEETEEA; the protein is encoded by the coding sequence ATGAGCGGTGCCGGACATTCGACTACGCCAGACCAGGGCGGCCAGGACTCCGAAGCAGCACGGCTGCACGGACTCCTGGAATCCGTGGTGGCCGCACAGGGCCTCTTCCTCGAGGAGGTGGAGATCCACCGGGCGGGCGCCCAGCGCACCGTTCAGGTGCTGGTGGACCTCCCCGAGGACCAGCAGGGCGGAGTGAGCCTCGATCGCATCGCGGCGGTCTCCACGGACATCTCGGCCGCCCTGGATACGGATCCGCTCGACGGCCCGCAGGCCTACGAGCTCGAGGTCTCCTCGCCGGGTGTCTCCCGCCCGCTCACACAGCCGCGTCACTGGCGCCGGAATCTCGGCCGCCTGGTGCGCGTGAAGCTGAGCGAGGGTGAGCCGCTCACGGGCCGGATCGGCGAAGTCCACGAGGACGGCGTGACCCTGGTCCCGCAGCTGGAAGCGAAGAAGGGCGTCAAAGCCAAGGAAGGCGCACCGGTCACGGTGGCCTTCAGCACGATCCGCCAGGCCAAGGTGGAGATCGAATTCACACATCTGGACCATGCGGCGCTGGACGAAGCATTGGACCCCGAAGAAACTGAGGAGGCCTAA
- the rbfA gene encoding 30S ribosome-binding factor RbfA, producing MADPARAGRLAQRIKVLVAEALRKAVKDERALDITVTDARVTNDLQHATVYYTVLGDADARAGADEVLAQNKGILRREVGRNLTIRLTPTLEFVADEIPENASNLEDLIRKAKERDAEVAALAEGAVFAGESDPYKKDDEDQED from the coding sequence ATGGCAGATCCAGCACGCGCCGGCAGGCTGGCGCAGCGCATCAAGGTCCTGGTGGCCGAGGCGCTCAGGAAGGCCGTCAAGGACGAGCGGGCGCTCGACATCACCGTGACCGACGCACGCGTCACGAACGATCTCCAGCACGCCACCGTCTACTACACGGTGCTCGGCGACGCCGACGCCCGGGCGGGAGCCGATGAGGTCCTCGCCCAGAACAAGGGGATCCTGCGCCGGGAGGTCGGACGCAATCTGACCATCCGCCTGACCCCCACCCTGGAGTTCGTCGCCGATGAGATCCCGGAGAACGCCTCGAACCTCGAGGACCTCATCCGGAAGGCCAAGGAACGGGACGCCGAAGTGGCTGCCCTGGCCGAAGGGGCCGTCTTCGCCGGCGAGTCCGATCCGTACAAGAAGGATGACGAGGACCAGGAGGACTGA
- the truB gene encoding tRNA pseudouridine(55) synthase TruB → MLSGLVIVDKPQGWTSHDVVARMRRLAGTRKVGHAGTLDPMATGVLVVGVNKATRLLTYIVGTGKRYTATIRLGQATVTDDAEGEITAEQDASAVDDQSIRDAVLHFLGDIQQVPSSVSAIKVNGERSYARVRAGEDVALAARPVTIRRFDVLDIRHDGAVVDVDVDVECSSGTYIRALARDLGVALGVGGHLTVLRRHEVGPFTLGSARTLEQLAEDFQVLDLAQAARDLMPVRELSAEEAGDLSHGRRIPRDEAQPGTAEHPVAAFAPDGTLVALLADSGRHAKPVLVFPPDAPSAPAGPAAGER, encoded by the coding sequence GTGCTTTCGGGACTGGTGATCGTGGACAAACCACAGGGTTGGACGAGCCACGATGTCGTGGCCCGTATGCGTCGGCTGGCGGGAACCCGCAAGGTGGGTCATGCTGGCACCCTGGATCCCATGGCCACGGGCGTTCTGGTGGTCGGCGTCAACAAAGCCACCCGCCTCCTGACCTACATCGTGGGCACCGGCAAGCGCTACACCGCCACCATCCGGCTGGGTCAGGCCACCGTGACCGACGACGCCGAGGGTGAGATCACCGCCGAGCAGGACGCCTCCGCCGTGGACGACCAGTCGATCCGCGACGCCGTGCTGCACTTCCTCGGGGACATCCAGCAGGTGCCCAGCAGCGTCAGCGCCATCAAGGTCAACGGCGAACGCTCCTACGCCCGCGTGCGCGCCGGCGAGGACGTGGCGCTGGCAGCGCGTCCCGTGACCATCCGCCGCTTCGACGTCCTGGACATCCGCCACGACGGCGCCGTCGTCGACGTGGACGTGGATGTCGAGTGCTCCTCGGGGACCTACATCCGTGCCCTCGCCCGTGACCTGGGCGTCGCACTCGGCGTCGGGGGCCACCTCACGGTTCTCCGCCGCCACGAAGTCGGGCCTTTCACGCTCGGCTCCGCCCGGACGCTGGAGCAGCTCGCGGAGGACTTCCAGGTCCTGGACCTGGCCCAGGCCGCCCGCGATCTGATGCCGGTCCGGGAACTCAGCGCCGAGGAGGCCGGGGACCTGTCCCACGGACGCCGCATCCCCCGGGACGAGGCGCAGCCGGGCACCGCCGAGCATCCCGTGGCCGCCTTCGCGCCGGACGGGACCCTCGTGGCGCTCCTGGCCGATTCCGGCCGCCACGCCAAGCCCGTGCTCGTCTTCCCGCCGGACGCCCCATCGGCGCCGGCCGGCCCGGCCGCGGGGGAGCGGTGA
- a CDS encoding bifunctional riboflavin kinase/FAD synthetase, with translation MVDIWRDLSEVPEAYGPTVVTIGNFDGVHRGHRRVLSRLVEAAREGGARAVVVTFDPHPAQVHRPEHAPELIMGLQDRIEALGAEGVDAVLVMHYTPELASMSARGFVQDVLVDGLRASGAVIGHDTRFGAGNSGDVDTMRELGGELGFQVEVIDEFGSDDDGGLSRRCSSTWVREALAAGNVEQAAEVLGRPHRMRGEVVHGAARGRELGFPTANLAHDSSGFVPADGIYAGWLVDEAGTRWPAAISVGSNPTFEGVQRQVEAHVIGRPDEPVESFNLYGQCIVVEFVSHLRGMVAYRGPEALVEQMCLDVAQTREILGVGAPQA, from the coding sequence ATGGTTGACATTTGGCGGGACCTTTCGGAGGTCCCGGAGGCTTACGGTCCCACCGTGGTGACGATCGGGAACTTCGACGGCGTGCACCGGGGCCACCGCAGAGTCCTGAGCCGCCTGGTCGAGGCCGCCCGTGAGGGTGGCGCACGCGCCGTCGTCGTGACCTTCGATCCGCACCCCGCCCAGGTCCACCGCCCCGAGCACGCGCCCGAGCTGATCATGGGCCTTCAGGACCGGATCGAAGCGCTCGGCGCGGAAGGCGTCGACGCCGTCTTGGTCATGCACTACACGCCTGAACTGGCTTCCATGAGCGCACGCGGTTTCGTCCAGGACGTCCTGGTGGACGGCCTGCGGGCCTCCGGCGCCGTGATCGGCCACGACACCCGCTTCGGCGCGGGCAACAGCGGCGACGTGGACACCATGCGGGAGCTCGGTGGCGAACTCGGCTTCCAGGTGGAGGTCATCGACGAATTCGGCAGCGACGACGACGGCGGCCTCTCGCGCCGCTGCTCCTCGACGTGGGTGCGGGAGGCCCTCGCCGCGGGGAACGTCGAGCAGGCCGCCGAAGTGCTCGGCCGCCCGCATCGCATGCGCGGGGAGGTGGTCCACGGGGCCGCCCGCGGCCGCGAACTCGGATTCCCGACGGCCAATCTGGCCCACGACTCCTCGGGCTTCGTGCCCGCGGACGGCATCTACGCGGGGTGGCTGGTCGATGAGGCCGGAACCCGTTGGCCCGCCGCCATTTCCGTGGGCTCCAATCCCACCTTCGAGGGCGTGCAGCGCCAGGTCGAGGCCCACGTGATCGGCCGGCCGGACGAGCCGGTGGAGAGCTTCAACCTGTACGGCCAGTGCATCGTGGTAGAGTTCGTCTCCCATCTGCGCGGGATGGTCGCGTACCGGGGTCCCGAAGCGCTCGTGGAGCAGATGTGCCTCGACGTCGCGCAGACGCGCGAGATCCTCGGCGTCGGCGCACCGCAGGCCTGA
- the infB gene encoding translation initiation factor IF-2 encodes MAKVRVHELAKELGITSKDALAKLQSLGEFVRSASSTIEPPVAKKLRDAFPGGGSAPAPTAAPAAKAAAPAAPKAPAAASAPASQAPAAPAAPAASSAPAASPAARPGGMKPGGAPKPGSRAAAEAEAARVAAARAAKPASQQRQSGSRAGGPRPGNNPFASSQGMPRGRDGERAPRPGNNPFASSQGMPRPGGPRPAAGAGGPRPAAGAGGPRPAAGAGGPRPGAPRPGAPRPGAPRPGGPRPTPGMMPSRIERPAPGAAARPGARPGGGPGRPGGGTGGGAPAGGGFGKGGRGRGGTQGAFGKGGAGRGKQRKSKRAKRQELEQMSAPSLGGVSVPRGDGQTIVRLRRGSSITDFAEKIDANPASLVTVLFHLGEMATATQSLDEETFELLGAELGYKLQIVSPEDEERELLSSFDIDFEAELEAEGDDELEARPPVVTVMGHVDHGKTRLLDAIRNSDVVAGEHGGITQHIGAYQITHEHEGIERKVTFIDTPGHEAFTAMRARGAKVTDIAILVVAADDGVMPQTVEALNHAQAANVPIVVAVNKIDKEGSNPDKIRGQLTEYGLVPEEYGGDTMFVDVSARQNLNINELLEAVLLTADAALDLRANPDKDARGIAIEANLDRGRGSVATVLVQSGTLHIGDTIVAGTAHGRVRAMFDEDGESVTEAGPSRPVQVLGLSNVPRAGDTFFVTSDERTARQIAEKREAADRNAALAKRRKRISLEDFDQAVAEGKIDTLNLILKGDVSGAVEALEDALLKIDVGDDVQLRVIHRGVGAITQNDVNLATVDSAIIIGFNVKPAERVAELAEREGVDMRFYSVIYAAIDDIELALKGMLKPEYEEVQLGTAEVREVFRSSKFGNIAGSIVRSGLIRRNAKARVLRDGKVIGQNLSIDSLKRFKDDATEVREGFECGIGLGSYNDLTEGDIIETFEMREKPRV; translated from the coding sequence GTGGCCAAGGTCCGCGTACACGAGCTCGCCAAGGAGCTCGGTATCACCTCCAAGGATGCGCTTGCAAAGCTGCAGAGCCTCGGAGAGTTCGTCCGTTCCGCATCGTCGACCATCGAACCCCCGGTGGCGAAGAAATTGCGTGACGCATTCCCGGGTGGGGGATCCGCTCCCGCCCCGACCGCTGCACCCGCAGCGAAGGCAGCCGCTCCGGCGGCCCCGAAAGCACCTGCGGCGGCTTCCGCCCCCGCTTCCCAGGCTCCCGCGGCACCTGCCGCTCCGGCCGCATCCTCCGCGCCTGCAGCCTCCCCGGCCGCACGTCCGGGTGGCATGAAGCCGGGTGGAGCACCCAAGCCGGGTTCCCGCGCGGCCGCTGAAGCGGAAGCGGCTCGTGTGGCCGCCGCCCGTGCGGCCAAGCCGGCCTCCCAGCAGCGCCAGTCCGGCTCCCGCGCCGGTGGCCCCCGTCCGGGCAACAACCCGTTCGCCAGCTCGCAGGGCATGCCCCGTGGGCGCGACGGCGAGCGTGCTCCCCGTCCGGGCAACAACCCGTTCGCCAGCTCCCAGGGCATGCCGCGTCCGGGTGGACCCCGCCCTGCGGCCGGCGCAGGCGGTCCCCGCCCCGCAGCCGGTGCCGGTGGGCCTCGTCCCGCCGCAGGCGCCGGTGGCCCCCGTCCGGGTGCTCCGCGTCCCGGCGCTCCCCGTCCGGGCGCACCGCGTCCCGGTGGCCCCCGTCCCACCCCGGGCATGATGCCCAGCCGCATCGAGCGTCCCGCTCCCGGTGCGGCAGCACGTCCGGGCGCTCGTCCCGGTGGCGGCCCCGGCCGTCCCGGTGGCGGCACCGGTGGCGGCGCACCTGCCGGCGGTGGCTTCGGCAAGGGCGGCCGCGGCCGCGGTGGCACCCAGGGTGCCTTCGGCAAGGGCGGCGCAGGCCGTGGCAAGCAGCGCAAGTCGAAGCGAGCCAAGCGCCAGGAACTGGAGCAGATGAGCGCACCGTCGCTGGGCGGCGTGAGCGTGCCCCGCGGCGACGGCCAGACGATCGTCCGTCTGCGCCGTGGTTCCTCCATCACGGACTTCGCCGAGAAGATCGACGCGAACCCCGCATCGCTCGTCACGGTGCTGTTCCACCTCGGAGAGATGGCCACGGCCACGCAGTCGCTGGATGAGGAGACCTTCGAACTCCTGGGCGCCGAGCTGGGCTACAAGCTCCAGATCGTCTCCCCGGAGGATGAGGAGCGCGAGCTGCTGAGCAGCTTCGACATCGACTTCGAGGCCGAGCTTGAGGCCGAAGGCGACGACGAGCTCGAGGCCCGCCCGCCGGTCGTCACCGTCATGGGTCACGTCGATCACGGTAAGACCCGACTGCTGGACGCGATCCGCAACTCGGACGTCGTGGCCGGCGAGCACGGTGGCATCACCCAGCACATCGGCGCTTACCAGATCACCCACGAGCACGAGGGCATCGAGCGCAAGGTCACCTTCATCGACACCCCGGGTCACGAGGCCTTCACGGCCATGCGTGCCCGTGGCGCCAAGGTCACCGACATCGCGATCCTCGTGGTCGCGGCCGATGACGGCGTCATGCCGCAGACCGTTGAAGCGCTCAACCACGCCCAGGCGGCGAACGTGCCGATCGTGGTGGCCGTGAACAAGATCGACAAGGAAGGCTCCAACCCGGACAAGATCCGTGGTCAGCTGACCGAGTACGGCCTGGTTCCGGAAGAGTACGGCGGCGACACGATGTTCGTGGACGTCTCCGCACGTCAGAACTTGAACATCAACGAGCTGCTCGAGGCCGTCCTCCTGACCGCCGACGCCGCTCTGGACCTCCGTGCCAACCCGGACAAGGACGCTCGCGGCATCGCGATCGAAGCGAACCTGGACCGTGGCCGTGGTTCCGTGGCGACCGTTCTGGTTCAGTCCGGCACCCTGCACATCGGTGACACGATCGTGGCCGGCACGGCTCACGGCCGCGTCCGCGCCATGTTCGACGAGGACGGCGAGTCCGTCACCGAGGCCGGTCCGTCGCGTCCGGTCCAGGTGCTGGGTCTGTCCAACGTCCCGCGCGCCGGTGACACCTTCTTCGTGACCTCTGACGAGCGCACCGCCCGCCAGATCGCCGAGAAGCGTGAAGCCGCCGACCGCAATGCCGCCCTGGCGAAGCGCCGTAAGCGCATCAGCCTGGAAGACTTCGACCAGGCCGTCGCCGAAGGCAAGATCGACACCCTCAACCTCATCCTCAAGGGTGACGTGTCCGGTGCCGTGGAAGCCCTCGAGGACGCCCTGCTCAAGATCGACGTGGGCGACGACGTCCAGCTGCGCGTCATCCACCGCGGTGTGGGTGCCATCACGCAGAACGACGTCAACCTGGCGACGGTAGACAGCGCGATCATCATCGGCTTCAACGTGAAGCCGGCCGAGCGTGTGGCCGAGCTGGCCGAGCGCGAAGGCGTCGACATGCGCTTCTACTCGGTCATCTACGCGGCGATCGACGACATCGAACTCGCGCTCAAGGGCATGCTCAAGCCCGAGTACGAGGAAGTCCAGCTCGGCACGGCCGAGGTCCGCGAAGTGTTCCGTTCCTCCAAGTTCGGCAACATCGCAGGCTCGATCGTCCGTTCCGGCCTCATCCGCCGTAACGCCAAGGCCCGTGTGCTGCGCGATGGCAAGGTCATCGGGCAGAACCTGTCCATCGATTCGCTCAAGCGCTTCAAGGACGACGCCACCGAGGTCCGCGAGGGCTTCGAGTGCGGTATCGGTCTCGGCTCGTACAACGACCTCACCGAGGGCGACATCATCGAGACCTTCGAGATGCGCGAGAAGCCGCGCGTCTAG
- a CDS encoding DUF4439 domain-containing protein produces MKNAGKTGRTGTVLRRVGASAVVLATVLGLSAAVDQVLSPAPVDAAVQAPQAVFAAHTADLAAQAHRLASTTGPTVASLGTVLDQQSAALRPPAPSPGATTPQASPSSGPLTLAQLLEAVRTSATGLLDQARREPNGGLARLYTAAAEGRLEALRPLLPSGGATGPDLLTPGAAALPASCASSTPSAAGTDPAGPTTPGATPATGAAGTGPASSAATAATVSPQAIAATQAVLRAQRHLTYLYQVAEVRLERGARTDADGFEAAVRKGGSEAAGWVRAACATPSVPEAGYELPATFLKEPAAGLGAVEEELRNAALDLVAASEGDLRTWAMAQYFAAGTRARHWLPSTGAGPALPGFPEDVTPLPSGSRSAGQH; encoded by the coding sequence ATGAAAAACGCGGGAAAGACGGGACGGACGGGCACGGTCCTCCGACGAGTGGGAGCCTCGGCCGTGGTGCTGGCCACAGTTCTGGGACTGAGCGCGGCCGTGGACCAGGTCCTCTCCCCCGCACCCGTCGACGCGGCGGTTCAGGCGCCACAGGCCGTCTTCGCCGCACACACGGCCGATCTCGCCGCGCAAGCGCATCGGCTCGCCTCCACCACGGGTCCCACCGTGGCGTCGCTGGGCACGGTGCTCGACCAGCAGAGCGCCGCCCTGAGGCCGCCCGCGCCCTCGCCCGGCGCGACGACGCCGCAGGCCTCACCGTCCTCGGGGCCTCTGACGCTCGCCCAGTTGCTGGAGGCCGTCCGCACGAGCGCGACGGGACTCCTCGACCAGGCCCGGCGCGAACCCAACGGCGGTCTGGCCCGCCTCTACACCGCCGCGGCGGAAGGGCGGCTGGAGGCCCTGCGGCCGCTCCTGCCCTCAGGCGGCGCCACAGGCCCGGACCTCCTCACCCCCGGCGCCGCCGCGCTCCCGGCGTCCTGTGCTTCCAGCACGCCCTCCGCTGCCGGGACCGACCCGGCCGGCCCGACGACGCCGGGCGCCACTCCGGCGACCGGCGCGGCGGGCACTGGGCCGGCGTCGTCCGCGGCCACCGCGGCGACGGTGTCACCACAGGCGATCGCGGCCACCCAGGCCGTCCTGCGGGCGCAGCGCCATCTGACGTACCTGTACCAGGTGGCCGAAGTCCGCCTGGAGCGCGGGGCCCGCACCGACGCGGACGGCTTCGAGGCGGCGGTCCGGAAGGGCGGTTCCGAGGCTGCCGGGTGGGTGCGCGCCGCCTGCGCCACCCCGTCGGTTCCCGAAGCCGGCTACGAGCTGCCGGCCACCTTCCTCAAGGAGCCGGCCGCAGGTCTGGGCGCGGTGGAGGAGGAACTCCGGAACGCGGCCCTGGATCTGGTGGCGGCCTCCGAGGGGGATCTCCGGACCTGGGCGATGGCGCAGTACTTCGCGGCGGGCACACGCGCCCGGCACTGGTTGCCGTCCACCGGCGCCGGTCCGGCACTGCCCGGCTTCCCGGAGGACGTGACGCCCCTGCCGTCGGGGTCGCGGTCCGCCGGACAGCACTGA